GACAGATTGGTTACTTCGATTTTACGGATTTAGTGTCAATGAAATTTTAGATACAGATAATCCGAATTTAGATATGGATATCGATCCCAAATTGATGTGGGCACTTCGAAATCTTAATTATTTCCCTGTAGATATTAATAAAGCAGAACCACGAATGTTAGCTAGAATTCCGGGTATAGGAATGGGCTCTGTGCATAAAATTATAAGCGGAAGAAAATATCGCCGGTTAAGCTGGGATCATCTAAAAAAAATGGGGATTGCATTAAATCGCGCAAAGTATTTTATCATCTGTAACTCGGCTGATTGGGAACGTAGAGATTTAGACGCAGCGACCATAAAAGGAATGATTCTTCAATCTCAAAATAGCAAATTCAAAAATCAGTACAACAATCAATTATCCTTATTTAACTAAACTAATAATTTAATTAAACCAAATGACTATGGAAAATATTAATAACACCTTGAATTCGACAACTATTTCAATTTCAAATACTGTTATAGACCGTAGTCAAAGTCAAATATTAGCAATAGGATACCAAATGGTATTATTAAAAACAAAGATTAAAAAAAGGCTAAAAATTGTATCAAGAATCTTTTTCTTCAACTTCTAAAACTGGTAATATGAATACTTCAAAAACTTTAGTTTACGATGGTAGTTTTAATGGTTTTTTAACTGCAGTATTTATAGGCTTTGAACAAAAGCTTACGCATGCCGATATTCAGAAACAAGGGCAATTACAAAGCGGTCTTTTTGCTGAAACGGAAACTATATTTACCAACATTGAAAAAGCACAACGGGTTTGGAACGGTGTACGGAACAAAAGTAACACTGCTATTAAAAATATATACTTTGCATTCTTGAGCGAACAGAAAAATATGGAAGCTCTAATTTACCGCTATATTCAAAAGCTTATGGGAAGTAAATATAAAGGGGCTACTGATTTTAGTGATGATGGCGTTTTAAAAATAAATCAACTAGCACATAAAGTGGGAAGAGAAAAGCACCGTATGGAAGCATTTGTACGATTTCAGTTAACAAAAGACGATGTTTATTTTGCGAACATAGAACCAGATTTTGATGTACTGCCATTAATCTCTAAGCATTTTAGAAATAGATATGCTGACCAGCAATGGATTATTTATGATGTAAAACGTAAATATGGACTATTCTATGATTTGAATACAGTTGAAATAATTTCTTTAGATTTATCTGATATTCATACTAATAGTATGGAGAAAAGTGCTGCATTCACAGATGCTGAATATGAATATCAAGACCTTTGGAATAATTATTTCAAAAGCACAACTATAAAATCTCGTATTAATAATAAACTACATGTTCAACATGTACCAAAGCGTTATTGGAAATACCTGTCCGAGAAAAAGGAAGCTGTTTAATTTATTTTACTGTAGCTGACTTAAATCATAA
Above is a window of Maribacter aquivivus DNA encoding:
- a CDS encoding TIGR03915 family putative DNA repair protein, with translation MNTSKTLVYDGSFNGFLTAVFIGFEQKLTHADIQKQGQLQSGLFAETETIFTNIEKAQRVWNGVRNKSNTAIKNIYFAFLSEQKNMEALIYRYIQKLMGSKYKGATDFSDDGVLKINQLAHKVGREKHRMEAFVRFQLTKDDVYFANIEPDFDVLPLISKHFRNRYADQQWIIYDVKRKYGLFYDLNTVEIISLDLSDIHTNSMEKSAAFTDAEYEYQDLWNNYFKSTTIKSRINNKLHVQHVPKRYWKYLSEKKEAV